One window from the genome of Halococcus salifodinae DSM 8989 encodes:
- a CDS encoding DUF7577 domain-containing protein has protein sequence MGTVSNNGTDTPNQNLSQKSGFIPCPSCGSTNEKFYTYCRECVESLRDTSQTQYLHLPQAQ, from the coding sequence ATGGGGACCGTATCCAATAACGGTACTGATACGCCCAATCAAAACCTATCTCAGAAATCCGGCTTCATACCGTGTCCAAGCTGTGGCTCTACTAATGAGAAATTCTACACGTACTGCCGTGAGTGTGTGGAATCCTTACGAGATACCTCGCAAACCCAGTATCTACATCTCCCACAAGCACAGTAA
- a CDS encoding HPP family protein: MARYPLGGGVSIYLGFHLLVLGLLSYITGLPFLIPSLGPSLFLLGTLPDGEMNYPQRIIGGQYIGVIAGFVAFHLIVGNIDPTVSPALSLGVLRQVFSSFAAALLLTFGMYLGDVQHPPAYATTLIVSLGYLTSPRSVGVFMLAVLIMVGIHETIGKRGPIWSLPYEQDE; this comes from the coding sequence ATGGCTCGATATCCGCTCGGCGGCGGAGTAAGCATATACCTCGGCTTTCATCTCCTTGTGTTAGGACTGTTGTCGTATATTACTGGGCTACCGTTCTTGATACCGAGTCTTGGTCCATCGCTATTCCTTCTTGGAACGTTACCAGATGGCGAAATGAATTATCCACAGCGGATCATCGGCGGGCAATACATCGGTGTGATAGCTGGGTTCGTCGCCTTTCACCTCATCGTTGGCAATATCGATCCAACAGTAAGTCCAGCGCTCTCTTTGGGAGTTCTTCGACAAGTGTTTTCGAGTTTCGCGGCCGCCCTTCTCTTGACGTTTGGTATGTATCTCGGAGACGTGCAACATCCACCAGCATACGCGACAACGCTCATCGTGTCACTTGGCTATCTCACCTCCCCACGTAGTGTGGGGGTGTTCATGTTGGCTGTGCTAATAATGGTAGGTATACATGAAACCATTGGCAAACGGGGACCAATATGGAGCCTCCCTTACGAGCAAGACGAGTAG